The following proteins come from a genomic window of Hymenobacter canadensis:
- a CDS encoding 4'-phosphopantetheinyl transferase superfamily protein has product MPLHSLTPISGQALLGLWQLTEPLEALWPLLPQPLHYTARFPQGRHEDRARQWLAGRVLAHQLLRELTDAPATLHNDANGRPYFAELPAWGVSLSHSGEWVAAVVARNAAVGIDIELERPKALKLAPRFLSEAERADAGSDAAKHSVYWSAKETLYKLHSRRGLVFKEQLLLDPFRLREAGVLTGHLLLENSRSQHQIHYQRPAPDYVLTYCVE; this is encoded by the coding sequence ATGCCGCTTCACTCCCTCACCCCTATATCCGGCCAGGCGCTGCTGGGCTTGTGGCAGCTCACCGAGCCGCTCGAGGCGCTCTGGCCGCTGCTGCCGCAGCCGCTGCACTACACGGCCCGCTTCCCGCAGGGCCGCCACGAAGACCGGGCCCGGCAGTGGCTGGCGGGCCGGGTGCTGGCCCACCAGCTGCTGCGCGAACTCACCGACGCCCCGGCCACCCTGCACAACGACGCCAACGGCCGGCCGTACTTCGCCGAACTGCCCGCCTGGGGCGTGTCGTTGTCGCACTCCGGCGAGTGGGTGGCGGCGGTGGTGGCGCGCAATGCCGCAGTTGGCATAGATATTGAACTGGAACGTCCCAAAGCCCTGAAGTTGGCGCCGCGGTTTCTATCGGAAGCCGAACGGGCCGACGCCGGCAGCGACGCCGCTAAGCACAGTGTGTACTGGAGTGCCAAAGAAACACTCTATAAGCTGCATAGCCGCCGGGGCCTGGTGTTCAAGGAGCAATTGTTGCTCGACCCGTTCAGGCTGCGGGAGGCAGGTGTGTTGACGGGACACCTGCTCCTCGAAAACTCCCGCAGCCAACACCAGATCCACTACCAGCGCCCCGCTCCCGATTACGTACTAACTTACTGCGTGGAGTAA
- a CDS encoding redoxin domain-containing protein produces the protein MSIRRISILAAATLLFCTVAAVGVARAQGGRTVSDFSLRSATNTEVALKSYAGSKAVVVVFLNPNCAYSKLYQNRLAALNTQFSGRGVQFLFINAPINLEASADLSEAEKLKVKATADLPLLTDEGQKVSSLLGATKTPEVVVLQPVGDGFAVRYKGAIDDNPLVESDVQERYVQQALTNLLAGRPVGVADKRGAGCLIKRN, from the coding sequence ATGTCCATTCGCCGAATTTCCATCCTGGCTGCCGCCACGCTCCTGTTCTGCACGGTTGCGGCTGTTGGGGTAGCCCGGGCCCAGGGCGGGCGCACCGTCAGCGACTTTAGTTTGCGAAGCGCCACCAACACCGAAGTAGCCCTGAAAAGCTACGCCGGCAGCAAGGCCGTGGTGGTGGTGTTCCTCAACCCGAACTGCGCCTACTCCAAGCTCTACCAGAACCGGCTTGCGGCCCTAAACACGCAGTTTAGCGGCCGGGGCGTGCAGTTCCTGTTCATCAACGCGCCCATCAACCTCGAAGCCAGCGCCGACCTCTCCGAGGCCGAAAAGCTCAAAGTCAAAGCCACCGCCGACCTGCCGCTGCTCACCGACGAAGGCCAGAAGGTAAGCTCCCTGCTGGGTGCCACCAAAACCCCGGAAGTGGTGGTGCTGCAGCCCGTCGGCGACGGGTTTGCGGTGCGCTACAAAGGGGCCATCGACGACAACCCGCTGGTGGAAAGCGACGTGCAGGAGCGCTACGTGCAGCAGGCCCTCACCAACCTGCTGGCCGGCCGTCCCGTGGGCGTAGCCGACAAGCGCGGCGCCGGCTGCCTGATCAAGCGCAACTAG
- a CDS encoding transglutaminase-like domain-containing protein has product MTNKEIKALISLLDDPEIAPQIQEKIQSLGETIIPFLEESWEETLDSQQQQRLEDLIHHLQFEGLQQRLRVWRDSGGENLLEGMWLLNSYQYPDADLQSLNKAIEQLRFEVWTLLRPDMLPTEQVQALNHVLFRVHKFAANTQNFHSPANSMLHRVLETRRGNPLTLCVIYLLVAQRLELPVFGVNLPNLFVLTFRPESPIIESFYINCYNRGLILTRTDIEHYIVQLNLTSNNIFYEPCSHLDIVRRALRNLQLSFEKLQEPAKATEVAQLLTILTDEPKAPHDTPEEE; this is encoded by the coding sequence ATGACCAACAAAGAAATCAAAGCCCTTATCTCCCTGCTCGACGATCCGGAAATTGCCCCGCAGATTCAGGAGAAAATTCAGAGCCTGGGCGAAACCATTATTCCATTTCTGGAAGAAAGCTGGGAAGAAACCCTCGACTCGCAGCAGCAGCAGCGCCTCGAAGATTTGATTCATCACCTGCAGTTTGAGGGCCTGCAGCAGCGCCTGCGCGTGTGGCGCGACTCAGGCGGCGAAAACCTGCTGGAAGGCATGTGGCTGCTGAACAGCTACCAGTACCCGGATGCCGACCTGCAAAGCCTCAACAAGGCTATTGAGCAGTTGCGCTTCGAGGTCTGGACTTTGTTGCGGCCAGATATGCTGCCTACCGAGCAGGTACAGGCGCTCAACCACGTGCTGTTTCGGGTGCATAAGTTTGCGGCCAACACCCAGAACTTCCACTCGCCGGCCAACTCCATGCTGCACCGGGTGCTGGAAACCCGGCGCGGCAATCCCCTCACGCTGTGCGTGATTTATCTGCTGGTGGCCCAGCGCCTGGAGCTGCCCGTGTTCGGCGTGAACCTGCCCAACCTGTTCGTGCTCACCTTCCGGCCCGAAAGCCCTATCATCGAGTCGTTCTACATCAACTGCTACAACCGCGGCCTGATCCTGACGCGCACCGATATCGAGCACTATATCGTGCAGCTCAACCTCACGTCCAACAATATTTTCTACGAGCCCTGCTCGCACCTCGATATTGTGCGGCGGGCCCTGCGCAACCTGCAGCTCAGCTTCGAGAAGCTGCAGGAGCCAGCCAAAGCCACTGAAGTGGCCCAGCTGCTTACCATCCTCACCGACGAGCCCAAGGCTCCGCACGACACTCCCGAGGAAGAATAG
- the poxB gene encoding ubiquinone-dependent pyruvate dehydrogenase — MAKKTVSEILVDTLLAAGVTRVYGVVGDSLNGITEEIRKRDGIEWIHVRNEEAGAFAAGAEAHLTGALAVCAGSCGPGNTHLLNGLYDCHRSRVPVLAIAAQIPSAEIGSQYFQETHPENTFKECSAYCELIAHPDQAVRCIEIGIQTALTQRGVAVLVIPGDISHEKTEAPAPRLPVLRNRARLVPDLEDLRAAADLLNTCSRVTIMAGAGCAEAHAELLQTAEALGAPVVHALRGKEYVEPNNAYDVGMSGLLGFTSGYHALMDADALLLLGTDFPYQQFLPQDARTVQIDLRGEHIGRRARVEVGLVGDVAATLQTLLPLLNHKRDRDHLTTAQENYRAARQDLDDLATGEAGDTSLHPQYVARLLNEQAAEDAIFTCDVGTPTIWAARYLRFNGRRRLIGSFNHGSMANAMPQALGAQLTYPGRQVIALAGDGGFAMLMGELLTLKQLKTPVKIVIFNNNSLGFVELEMKAAGILEYGTELENPNFAALAEAAGVRGIRVSDPAELPAAIAAMLAHPGPVILDAVVKRAELSMPPTIEAAQVKGFSLYTLKAIMSGRGDEILELAKTNLFR, encoded by the coding sequence ATGGCAAAGAAAACCGTCTCTGAAATACTGGTGGATACCCTGCTGGCCGCCGGCGTGACCCGTGTGTATGGCGTGGTGGGTGACTCGCTCAACGGCATCACCGAAGAAATCCGCAAGCGCGACGGCATCGAGTGGATACACGTCCGCAACGAGGAAGCCGGCGCGTTTGCGGCTGGTGCCGAGGCTCACCTCACGGGTGCGCTGGCCGTGTGCGCTGGCAGCTGCGGCCCCGGCAATACCCACCTGCTCAACGGCCTCTACGACTGCCACCGCAGCCGCGTGCCGGTGCTGGCCATTGCCGCCCAGATTCCGAGCGCGGAAATAGGCAGCCAGTATTTCCAGGAAACCCACCCCGAAAATACGTTCAAGGAGTGTAGCGCCTATTGTGAGCTGATTGCCCACCCCGACCAGGCCGTGCGCTGCATCGAAATCGGGATTCAGACGGCCCTCACGCAGCGTGGCGTGGCCGTGCTAGTGATTCCCGGCGACATCAGCCACGAGAAAACGGAAGCTCCGGCGCCGCGCCTGCCCGTACTGCGCAACCGGGCCCGGCTGGTACCTGATCTGGAAGACCTGCGCGCCGCCGCCGATTTGCTTAACACCTGCAGCCGCGTCACCATTATGGCCGGGGCTGGCTGCGCCGAAGCCCACGCCGAGCTGCTGCAAACTGCCGAAGCCCTGGGCGCGCCGGTAGTGCATGCGTTGCGCGGCAAGGAATACGTGGAGCCCAACAACGCCTACGACGTGGGCATGAGCGGCCTGCTGGGCTTCACCTCCGGCTACCACGCCCTCATGGACGCTGATGCGCTGCTCCTGCTCGGTACCGACTTCCCGTACCAGCAGTTTCTGCCCCAGGACGCCCGCACTGTGCAGATTGATTTGCGCGGCGAGCATATCGGGCGGCGGGCGCGGGTAGAAGTGGGGTTGGTGGGCGACGTGGCGGCTACGCTGCAGACCTTGCTGCCGCTGCTCAACCACAAGCGCGACCGGGACCACCTGACAACGGCCCAGGAAAACTACCGCGCGGCCCGCCAGGACCTCGACGACCTGGCCACCGGCGAGGCCGGCGACACCAGTCTGCACCCGCAGTACGTGGCCCGCCTGCTCAACGAGCAGGCCGCTGAAGACGCCATTTTCACCTGCGACGTAGGCACGCCTACCATCTGGGCGGCGCGCTACCTGCGCTTCAACGGCCGGCGGCGGCTGATCGGCTCCTTCAACCACGGCAGCATGGCCAACGCCATGCCGCAGGCGCTGGGCGCGCAGCTCACGTACCCCGGCCGGCAGGTGATTGCGCTGGCCGGCGACGGAGGCTTTGCTATGCTGATGGGGGAGCTGCTGACGCTGAAACAGCTGAAAACGCCGGTCAAAATCGTCATCTTCAACAACAATAGCCTGGGCTTTGTGGAGCTGGAAATGAAGGCGGCCGGCATTCTGGAATACGGCACCGAGCTGGAAAACCCCAACTTCGCGGCCCTGGCCGAAGCCGCCGGCGTGCGCGGCATCCGCGTTTCGGACCCCGCCGAGTTGCCCGCCGCCATTGCCGCCATGCTGGCTCACCCCGGCCCCGTGATTCTGGATGCCGTGGTGAAGCGCGCCGAGCTTTCCATGCCGCCTACCATCGAAGCGGCCCAGGTGAAAGGCTTCAGCCTCTACACGCTCAAGGCCATCATGAGCGGCCGCGGCGACGAAATATTGGAGCTGGCCAAAACCAATCTGTTCCGGTAA
- a CDS encoding DUF1572 domain-containing protein, with protein sequence MDTDYLTSARKQFEYYKLLGDQTFAQLPDEALFWQPNAESNSVATIVKHLWGNMLSRWTDFMTTDGEKPWRQREAEFDNDLGTRAEVLARWEAGWSCLLAALDSLTPDNWHQPVYIRNQGHTVTEAINRQLAHYPYHVGQIVFIGKLVRAGQWQSLSIPRGTSATYNAEKFAQEPHRAHFTDEYLGRKPA encoded by the coding sequence ATGGATACCGACTACCTCACCAGCGCCCGCAAGCAGTTCGAATACTACAAGCTGCTCGGCGACCAGACGTTTGCCCAGCTGCCCGATGAGGCCCTGTTCTGGCAGCCCAACGCCGAAAGCAACAGCGTAGCCACCATCGTGAAGCACCTGTGGGGCAATATGCTGTCCCGCTGGACCGACTTTATGACCACCGACGGTGAGAAGCCCTGGCGGCAGCGCGAAGCCGAGTTCGACAACGACTTGGGCACCCGGGCCGAGGTGCTGGCGCGCTGGGAAGCGGGCTGGAGCTGCCTGCTGGCGGCCCTCGACTCGCTCACGCCCGATAACTGGCACCAGCCGGTGTACATCCGCAACCAGGGGCACACCGTCACGGAGGCCATCAACCGGCAGCTGGCGCACTACCCGTACCACGTGGGGCAAATCGTGTTCATCGGGAAGCTGGTGCGGGCGGGGCAGTGGCAGTCGTTGTCGATTCCGCGCGGCACCTCGGCTACCTACAACGCCGAGAAGTTTGCGCAGGAGCCCCACCGGGCGCATTTCACCGATGAGTACCTGGGCCGCAAGCCCGCATAA
- a CDS encoding DUF5694 domain-containing protein — protein MKTPILFPLALALSATSFAQSAPPTEVMIVGSDHLSQIYRKDSPNTDVLTSPGQRDAARFVAALAKYRPDMVVVERLPEEQPRLDSLYALYRQDKLDLTTLPDGRSEVFQLAFRLGRQLQLPRIYCVNAPGGTSQGILHTGQNIALYQNAGKELSKVAGEKKAALQNGQLSLHDYLVALNQPALYNLVYRLRYITPARVTNGRFTNPDAMVDTAFVNPKYIGAELISVFKNRDYKIYSNVVVQAMQARPKRILALFGAAHIGSLNSIFAEDPEYRVVTSNRYLGRK, from the coding sequence ATGAAAACCCCTATACTGTTCCCGCTGGCGCTGGCACTCAGCGCCACCAGCTTCGCCCAGTCGGCCCCGCCCACCGAGGTGATGATTGTCGGCTCCGACCACCTGAGCCAAATCTACCGCAAAGACAGCCCCAACACCGATGTTCTTACGTCACCGGGGCAGCGCGACGCCGCCCGCTTCGTGGCGGCTTTGGCCAAATACCGGCCCGATATGGTGGTGGTGGAACGCCTGCCCGAGGAGCAGCCCCGCCTCGACAGCCTCTACGCGCTGTACCGGCAGGATAAGCTGGACCTGACCACGCTGCCCGATGGCCGGAGCGAAGTGTTTCAGCTGGCGTTCCGGCTGGGCCGGCAGTTGCAGCTGCCCCGGATTTACTGCGTGAATGCGCCGGGCGGCACGTCGCAGGGGATTTTGCATACCGGTCAGAACATTGCGCTGTACCAGAACGCCGGCAAGGAGCTCAGCAAAGTAGCGGGCGAGAAGAAAGCCGCGCTGCAAAACGGCCAGCTTTCCCTGCACGACTATCTGGTGGCGCTCAACCAGCCGGCGCTGTACAATCTGGTGTACCGGCTACGCTACATCACGCCGGCGCGGGTGACGAACGGGCGCTTCACCAACCCCGATGCTATGGTGGACACAGCCTTCGTCAACCCGAAGTACATTGGGGCCGAGCTGATATCGGTGTTTAAGAACCGCGACTACAAAATCTACTCCAACGTGGTGGTGCAGGCCATGCAGGCCCGCCCGAAGCGGATACTGGCCCTGTTTGGGGCGGCGCATATCGGCTCCCTGAACAGCATTTTCGCCGAAGACCCCGAGTACCGGGTGGTGACGTCCAACAGGTATCTGGGCAGAAAGTAG